In Nicotiana tabacum cultivar K326 chromosome 19, ASM71507v2, whole genome shotgun sequence, one DNA window encodes the following:
- the LOC142173297 gene encoding uncharacterized protein LOC142173297, producing the protein MARFVKGSVGSSYSCLGKDAVMRPPSGDEEALPPISKSEKVIKRKRASDSEGQKPRKRAARKPKVNVIPLTMESILSLRDEEEEEEEESDSGLVARARASTDTQNTSVSVGVDTAPSRLDEVEEEALTQVPEPRGTEDVLPRGKETVEEAVDAGVRTELEAPQDGGDAQKDLLGAIEIRDSPSFPSFSQSMIHDAQAVETCHGEGAHGEEDPFRGYFIGVEDVTGPSDLEALKKSSSEVGAPCLFNEAQQALNRAFVLYHEAFLQFRGELSWYEAEVRRLTDERDAFKLLSEQREGEVKGLRSELEASRKEQTELAEQVKQKSST; encoded by the exons ATGGcgcgatttgtcaaagggtcggtgggaaGCTCGTACTCATG TCTCGGAAAAGATGCGGTTATGAGACCCCCATCAGGTGATGAAGAAGCTTTACCGCCTATCTCAAAATCGGAGAAGGTaattaagagaaaaagggcctcagACTCCGAGGGCCAAAAACCCAGGAAGAGAGCGGCTCGAAAACCCAAGGTGAACGTAATCCCTTTGACTATGGAGTCGATCCTgagtctaagggatgaagaagaagaagaagaagaagaaagtgattCCGGGCTGGTGGCCCGTGCACGGGCTAGCACCGATACTCAAAATACCTCGGTATCGGTGGGAGTTGATACTGCTCCATCCAGGCTTGATGAGGTCGAGGAGGAGGCTTTGACCCAAGTTCCCGAGCCGAGGGGGACCGAGGATGTTTTACCTCGGGGCAAAGAGACTGTCGAAGAAGCTGTGGATGCCGGTGTGCGAACCGAGCTCGAGGCTCCCCAAGACGGAGGCGACGCCCAAAAAGACCTACTCGGGGCAATAGAGATCAGGGATTCCCCCTCTTTCCCTTCATTTTCCCAGTCGATGATACATGATGCTCAAGCTGTGGAGACTTGTCACGGGGAGGGAGCCCATGGAGAGGAGGATCCTTTCCGTGGTTATTTTATCGGGGTAGAAGATGTCACCGGTCCGAGTGACTTGGAGGCTTTAAAGAAGAGCTCGAGCGAGGTGGGAGCGCCTTGCCTTTTCAACGAAGCCCAACAGGCCCTGAATCGG GCTTTTGTGCTTTATCACGAGGCTTTTCTCCAATTCCGAGGGGAGCTGAGCTGGTACGAAGCCGAAGTTCGAAGGCTTACTGACGAGAGAGATGCcttcaagcttctcagtgagcagaGAGAAGGAGAAGTAAAAGGACTTCGGTCTGAGCTAGAAGCATCTCGGAAAGAACAAACTGAGCTAGCCGAGCAG GTCAAGCAAAAAAGTTCGACGTGA
- the LOC107828419 gene encoding GDSL esterase/lipase At1g09390, translating into MGWVSFLQQASAYVVVISALSSCFINPVLAQCKNAPVIFNFGDSNSDTGGLVAGLGYPINLPNGRTFFGRSTGRLSDGRLILDFLCQSVNTRFLSPYLDSVGSTFLNGANFAIAGSRLLPKYEPFALNIQVMQFLHFKDRSIELVSAGSGNLVGDEGFHNALSMIDIGQNDIADSFAKNMSYIEVVKMIPSFVTEIKNAIQVIYSQGGRKFWVHNTGPLGCLPQKLTLVQKVSSDLDPHGCLASYNSAAQLFNEGLRHVCQELGSEMKDATIVYVDIYAIKYDLIANSSNYGFSNPLMACCGYGGPPYNYRKGVTCGHPGYQVCSEGSEFLSWDGVHYTEAANRVIASKILSTEYSTPRIGFDFFCH; encoded by the exons ATGGGTTGGGTCTCATTCTTACAACAAGCTTCAGCTTATGTTGTTGTCATTTCTGCACTTTCCTCTTGTTTCATAAACCCAGTTCTAGCTCAGTGTAAAAATGCACCAGTTATTTTCAATTTtggtgattctaactcggatacGGGTGGACTCGTGGCCGGACTCGGGTACCCAATTAACCTCCCAAATGGTCGAACTTTCTTCGGCAGATCAACTGGTCGTCTCTCTGATGGTCGCCTCATTCTTGATTTTCTCT GTCAAAGTGTTAATACAAGGTTCCTGAGCCCATACCTAGACTCTGTGGGATCCACTTTCTTGAATGGAGCAAATTTTGCTATAGCAGGATCTCGTTTACTGCCTAAGTATGAACCGTTTGCACTAAATATTCAAGTCATGCAGTTTCTTCATTTCAAGGATCGCTCAATTGAACTTGTTAGTGCTG GTTCTGGAAATTTGGTTGGTGATGAAGGATTCCACAATGCTCTTTCTATGATAGATATTGGACAAAATGACATTGCCGATTCATTTGCTAAGAACATGTCTTACATAGAAGTAGTCAAGATGATCCCCTCCTTTGTTACAGAGATCAAGAATGCTATTCAG GTCATATATTCTCAAGGAGGGCGGAAATTTTGGGTCCACAACACTGGGCCACTAGGATGCCTACCTCAAAAACTTACCCTGGTTCAGAAAGTTTCCTCTGATCTTGATCCACATGGCTGTCTTGCAAGTTACAATTCTGCAGCACAGCTGTTTAATGAAGGGCTGCGACATGTGTGCCAAGAGTTGGGATCTGAAATGAAGGATGCTACTATTGTGTATGTAGACATATATGCTATCAAATATGATCTTATAGCCAACTCCAGCAACTATG GCTTCTCAAATCCGTTAATGGCATGCTGTGGCTACGGAGGACCTCCATACAACTACCGTAAAGGAGTGACATGTGGTCACCCCGGTTATCAGGTTTGCAGTGAAGGGTCTGAGTTCTTAAGTTGGGATGGAGTTCATTATACTGAGGCAGCTAACAGAGTAATAGCCTCTAAGATACTGTCCACAGAGTATTCCACTCCACGAATCGGCTTCGATTTCTTCTGCCATTGA
- the LOC107828420 gene encoding WAT1-related protein At1g09380-like isoform X2 — translation MNIVGTLVMDAGMDPFVHIAYRQIIATISLVPFAYFFEWKTKPQLTSSILFWIFLCSLSGLTASQIAYFVGLKNSTPTIACALSNLIPAATFLLAIPFGLEKVGFRSKSGQSKVWGTIICVGGAMLLSLYHGPIVIGQSGIHWKFAENTEKKNSTDHVNLILGPLLLIVSTVSYSLWIIFQARVSEKYAAPYTSTMLMCLMASFQCVIIGVFVIHDKAAWFLDRMRTIAVLYNGIVCTALGYCLTSWCIQRKGPLYVSVFYPLMLIITAVLSWTLLREKLYLGTVVGSFLTVVGFYGVLWGKDEEKSKSETENLEIKTDKLKQQGAK, via the exons ATGAACATTGTAGGAACACTTGTCATGGATGCTGGAATGGACCCTTTCGTCCACATTGCTTATCGCCAAATAATTGCCACCATTTCCCTTGTTCCCTTTGCTTACTTCTTCGAGTG GAAAACTAAGCCGCAGTTGACATCATCTATTCTTTTCTGGATTTTCTTATGTTCTTTGTCCGG GTTAACCGCAAGTCAGATTGCATACTTCGTTGGGTTAAAGAATTCCACTCCTACTATCGCCTGTGCATTATCAAACTTAATTCCAGCAGCCACTTTTCTCCTGGCTATCCCTTTTGG GTTGGAGAAAGTGGGGTTTAGAAGTAAGTCAGGGCAATCCAAAGTATGGGGTACAATAATATGTGTTGGTGGTGCCATGTTATTGTCCTTGTATCATGGACCTATTGTAATTGGTCAATCTGGCATCCATTGGAAATTTGCAGAAAATACTGAGAAAAAGAACTCTACTGACCATGTCAATTTAATCTTGGGACCTTTATTGCTTATTGTTAGCACTGTTTCTTATTCATTATGGATTATTTTCCAA gCAAGAGTAAGCGAGAAGTATGCAGCTCCATACACAAGTACAATGTTGATGTGTTTAATGGCAAGTTTTCAATGTGTGATAATTGGGGTTTTTGTGATTCATGATAAAGCTGCTTGGTTTCTAGACCGTATGAGAACTATTGCCGTTCTTTACAAT GGAATTGTATGTACTGCGTTAGGATATTGTCTAACTTCATGGTGTATACAAAGAAAAGGTCCTCTCTATGTCTCCGTTTTCTACCCTTTAATGCTAATCATAACGGCCGTTCTTAGTTGGACTTTGCTTCGTGAGAAACTATATCTTGGAAC AGTTGTAGGATCGTTCTTGACAGTAGTGGGATTCTATGGTGTCCTATGGGGAAAAGATGAGGAGAAATCCAAGTCGGAGACAGAAAATCTTGAGATAAAAACAGATAAATTGAAGCAGCAAGGAGCAAAGTGA
- the LOC107828420 gene encoding WAT1-related protein At1g09380-like isoform X1, with protein sequence MGNEVLPFLLMVTVQVGYAGMNIVGTLVMDAGMDPFVHIAYRQIIATISLVPFAYFFEWKTKPQLTSSILFWIFLCSLSGLTASQIAYFVGLKNSTPTIACALSNLIPAATFLLAIPFGLEKVGFRSKSGQSKVWGTIICVGGAMLLSLYHGPIVIGQSGIHWKFAENTEKKNSTDHVNLILGPLLLIVSTVSYSLWIIFQARVSEKYAAPYTSTMLMCLMASFQCVIIGVFVIHDKAAWFLDRMRTIAVLYNGIVCTALGYCLTSWCIQRKGPLYVSVFYPLMLIITAVLSWTLLREKLYLGTVVGSFLTVVGFYGVLWGKDEEKSKSETENLEIKTDKLKQQGAK encoded by the exons atgggTAACGAAGTTTTGCCTTTTTTGTTAATGGTGACGGTGCAAGTTGGCTATGCAGGGATGAACATTGTAGGAACACTTGTCATGGATGCTGGAATGGACCCTTTCGTCCACATTGCTTATCGCCAAATAATTGCCACCATTTCCCTTGTTCCCTTTGCTTACTTCTTCGAGTG GAAAACTAAGCCGCAGTTGACATCATCTATTCTTTTCTGGATTTTCTTATGTTCTTTGTCCGG GTTAACCGCAAGTCAGATTGCATACTTCGTTGGGTTAAAGAATTCCACTCCTACTATCGCCTGTGCATTATCAAACTTAATTCCAGCAGCCACTTTTCTCCTGGCTATCCCTTTTGG GTTGGAGAAAGTGGGGTTTAGAAGTAAGTCAGGGCAATCCAAAGTATGGGGTACAATAATATGTGTTGGTGGTGCCATGTTATTGTCCTTGTATCATGGACCTATTGTAATTGGTCAATCTGGCATCCATTGGAAATTTGCAGAAAATACTGAGAAAAAGAACTCTACTGACCATGTCAATTTAATCTTGGGACCTTTATTGCTTATTGTTAGCACTGTTTCTTATTCATTATGGATTATTTTCCAA gCAAGAGTAAGCGAGAAGTATGCAGCTCCATACACAAGTACAATGTTGATGTGTTTAATGGCAAGTTTTCAATGTGTGATAATTGGGGTTTTTGTGATTCATGATAAAGCTGCTTGGTTTCTAGACCGTATGAGAACTATTGCCGTTCTTTACAAT GGAATTGTATGTACTGCGTTAGGATATTGTCTAACTTCATGGTGTATACAAAGAAAAGGTCCTCTCTATGTCTCCGTTTTCTACCCTTTAATGCTAATCATAACGGCCGTTCTTAGTTGGACTTTGCTTCGTGAGAAACTATATCTTGGAAC AGTTGTAGGATCGTTCTTGACAGTAGTGGGATTCTATGGTGTCCTATGGGGAAAAGATGAGGAGAAATCCAAGTCGGAGACAGAAAATCTTGAGATAAAAACAGATAAATTGAAGCAGCAAGGAGCAAAGTGA